DNA from Methylobacterium currus:
TCGAGCACGCCGAGTTCGTCGAGCTGCATCAGGCCGATCGACTTGCCGAAGCCGTTCAGCACCGCGGCGGCTGCCGGCACGCGGTCATGGTAGAGGTCGCCCGCATGGGGACGGATCACCGTCACGCCGGTCTGGATCGCGCCCTCGGCCAGGGTGCAGTGGCCGACGGTGACGCCGGGCACGTCGGTGATCGCGTCGCGCGGGCCGCTCGGCAGCAGGCCGACGCGCGGAAGGGTGTCGTTCATGCGCGGTCGAGCTTGGGGTCGAGGGCGTCGCGCAAGCCGTCGCCGAGGAGGTTGAAGGCGAGCACGGTCAGGAAGATCGCGAGGCTCGGGAAGATCGCCACATGGGGCGAGGAGACCATGTCGGCCCGGGCGTCGTTCAGCATCGCGCCCCATTCGGGCGTCGGCGGCTGCGCACCCATGCCGAGGAAGGACAGGCTCGCCGCGGTGATGATCGAGGTGCCGAGCCGCATCGTGAAATAGACGACGATCGACGAGACCGTGCCCGGCAGGATGTGGCGCAGGAGGATCGTGCGGTCGGAGGCGCCGATGCTGCGGGCGGCCTCGACATAGGTGGCGTGCTTGAGCACGAGGGTGTTGCCGCGCACCAGCCGCGCGAAGGCCGGCACGCTGAAGACCGACACCGCCACCACGACGTTGACGAGGCTGCTGCCGAGGATCGCGACGACGCCGAGGGCGAGCAGGATGCCCGGAAAGGCGAACAGCACGTCGGACAGGCGCATCACGATGCGGTCCCACCAGCCCTCGTAATAGCCGGCGAGCAGCCCCAGCACCGTGCCGACGAGCCCGCCGATGGCGACGGACAGGAAGCCGGTGGCGAGCGAGATCCGCCCGCCGAGCAGGATGCGGCTCAGGATGTCGCGCCCCAAGGGATCGACGCCGAGCCAGTGGGCGAAGGACGGACCCTCGTTGATCCGGTCGTAATCGAAGAAATTCTCGGCGTCGTAGGGGGCGATCCAGGGGGCGAGGATGGCGAGCGCCACCAGCACCACCACGAAGGCCAGCGCCAGGACGGCGA
Protein-coding regions in this window:
- the gsiD gene encoding glutathione ABC transporter permease GsiD, whose protein sequence is MTDTALTATQAVAATSGAIRTPWSEFWRKFRRQPVAVLALAFVVVLVALAILAPWIAPYDAENFFDYDRINEGPSFAHWLGVDPLGRDILSRILLGGRISLATGFLSVAIGGLVGTVLGLLAGYYEGWWDRIVMRLSDVLFAFPGILLALGVVAILGSSLVNVVVAVSVFSVPAFARLVRGNTLVLKHATYVEAARSIGASDRTILLRHILPGTVSSIVVYFTMRLGTSIITAASLSFLGMGAQPPTPEWGAMLNDARADMVSSPHVAIFPSLAIFLTVLAFNLLGDGLRDALDPKLDRA